AGCATCTCCGCGCTCGGCAACCGCGGGCAGGTGAACTACTCGGCCGCCAAGGCCGGCATGCAGGGGCTGACGAAGACCCTGGCGCTCGAGCTGGGCCCGTTCGGGGTCACCGCGAACGCGATCGCGCCGGGCTTCATCGCGACCGAGATGACGGCGGCGACGGCGGAACGACTCGGCGTCTCGTTCGAGGACTTCATGGAGGCGGCCGCCGCGGAGACGCCCGTGCGTCGCGTCGGCCTGCCCGCCGACATCGCGCACACCGCGTCGTTCCTGATCAGTGAGGGCGCGGGATTCGTCTCGGGACAGGTGATCTACGTGGCGGGCGGACCGAAGGACTGACGCTGCAGGTCGACGGCGAGCCGGGTGCGGGACGCGCACCCGGTGGCCGCGAGGATGCGGCTGACGTACTTCTTGACGGTGTCCTCGGTGAGGGTGAGCCGACGGGCGATGGCGGCGTTGCTGAGCCCGTCGGCAACCAGCCGCGCCACGTCTCGCTGCCGGTCGGTGAGAGGCGCGAGCAAATCGCGCCGCGGCGCCGCGTCGAGGCTGCGGGTGAGCACCGACAGCTGACGCGCCAATAGTTGCAGTGCCGTCAGATCCCGCGGGCCGAGCGCATTCTCGTCGTTGTCGAACAGGCCCACCAGGGCCCGCGCCTTGCCGGGAAGGTCGAGGCACATGGCGTTGACGGAGTGCAAGCTCCACATGTCCAGGTAGTCGCGGACGTACACCGCCGACTCCTCCGGCAGATCACGCAGGTCGCCGAGTGACGCGACCCGTCGCGTCTCCAACCGCCGTCGCGCCTCCGGTGTGCCGAAGACGTCGAACCTGGCCCAGTCCTTCTGGTAGACGGACCGGT
This genomic stretch from Prescottella soli harbors:
- a CDS encoding helix-turn-helix transcriptional regulator; this encodes MTDVALRTTDYERVFEVLDRCSDVRTVPEFRTRIVTAMTEIFPVRVATCFVGSDYDSQFADPDATLAGAGSWESNRSVYQKDWARFDVFGTPEARRRLETRRVASLGDLRDLPEESAVYVRDYLDMWSLHSVNAMCLDLPGKARALVGLFDNDENALGPRDLTALQLLARQLSVLTRSLDAAPRRDLLAPLTDRQRDVARLVADGLSNAAIARRLTLTEDTVKKYVSRILAATGCASRTRLAVDLQRQSFGPPAT